A stretch of the Macaca thibetana thibetana isolate TM-01 chromosome X, ASM2454274v1, whole genome shotgun sequence genome encodes the following:
- the LOC126946138 gene encoding myosin light polypeptide 6, whose translation MRALGQNPTNAEVLKVLGNPKSDEMNVKVLDFEHFLPMLQTVAKNKDQGTYEDYVEGLRVFDKEGNGTVMGAEIRHVLVTLGEKMTEEEVEMLVAGHEDSNGCINYEELVRMVLNG comes from the coding sequence ATGAGGGCCCTGGGCCAGAACCCTACCAACGCCGAGGTGCTCAAGGTCCTGGGGAACCCCAAGAGTGATGAGATGAATGTGAAGGTGCTGGACTTTGAGCACTTTCTGCCCATGCTGCAGACAGTGGCCAAGAACAAGGACCAGGGCACCTATGAGGATTATGTCGAAGGACTTCGGGTGTTTGACAAGGAAGGAAATGGCACCGTCATGGGTGCTGAAATCCGGCATGTTCTTGTCACACTGGGTGAGAAGATGACAGAGGAAGAAGTAGAGATGCTGGTGGCAGGGCACGAGGACAGCAATGGTTGTATCAACTATGAAGAGCTCGTCCGCATGGTGCTGAATGGCTGA